TTTACTGTATTTTTTTCAAGAGTTTTTCCATCCTTATTTTTTATTTGATTTTCTAATGAACCATTTTTATAATCAAACCTTATTTCATTTTCATTTTCTGTTTTAATTCCATGCTGGTTAGCTACTATGACATTTTCAGCATCTGCTCCAACAACTACGTTTGCATTATGAGTTGCTAGAATAATTTGTCTTTGTGATTTTTTATTCCTAATAAATCTTACTAAATCATTATAGATAGATCTATTATCTAGATCATCCTCTGGTTGGTCTATAATAATAGGGTACTTTCCTTCATTTAGTTCTAAAATCATCTCTAATAATACAAATGACCTATTCCCCTCAGACATTTGATTAATGTCATTTTCTCCTTCTTTTACTTCGAATTTTATAATGTAATTATTTCTGGCTATTCTCTTTAAAAGATCCTTTTTTTCTATCCCGCTTTTTATCTTGATTTTTTCATTCAATATTAACTCAAACAGTTTTTTTATATTTTTAGTATTAGGAATTTCTTCCATAGAATACTCTGAATAACGTCTCAAAGAAGTCCCATTAAGATTCGAATAGATATTTCCCCATTTTTCTTTCGAAAAAATTACCTTTGGCGTAATTTTTATTTCTCCAAATTTTGCTTTCCAAAGTTCACTATCTAAACTTTCACTAAAAATTGCTTGATAATCTGAAAGCTCTTTAAGGATTTGTCTCAAATTTTCTTCTTTTTTTTCTTTAAAGTAATATAAATCCAAATTTAACTGTTTTATTTTATCCAGTTTTTTATTTTCTTCTAAAAATTGCTCTTCTGTCTTCTTCAATTCTTCTTGATTTTCTATTTTCTTTCTAAAAGGTTCTATTTTTATTTTAGCTTCTTTCAATTCCAAATTAAACTTACTAGCTTCTTTTTCAATTTCTTCAATTCTTTCAGAAATAATTTTATTTATATCTTCTCTAATCCTATTTAAAACAACTTCTATCTTTACTGAAACATTTTTTGAATTACTAGCTTTTTCTAAAAATAAATCATTATAACATTCTAACTTCATTATTTCTTTGAGCTCACTCACTTCCTTTTCAATCGCCTCATTCTTTTGTTTCGAATCAATTAATTTAGCTCTTAAACTCTCCATTTCTCTAATTTCTTCTTTACTCATTCCAGAATCTGTTTTTAATTGGTTAATCTTATTTGATAATTCATCTCTATTTCTTTCAATACCTTCTTTGAGTCCAATATCTTTAAGCTCTTTTCTAACTTCTACTATTTCATCCTCTAAATCAAAATAATCATCAACCAAACTTTCTGTTTCTTTTTCTGTTTCTTCACATTCTATTTTTAGCTTTTTTAAGCTATCTTTTCTTTCCTTATTTTGTAACAAAACCTCTTTTGCTATTTCATCTATTGTTGTTTCGCTGTCGACATCATCCATAAGTCTATTTAAAAAAGACTGTGGTATATACTCTATTTTCCTTGCCATTTCACTGTCGATGCCATCTCTCCATTTTACAGAAAATTTATTTAACTCTAAGAATTCTTTTTGTATCTTTAATTTATCATCTAATTGCTCTTTATCAATATTATTAACAATGTTTTTTAATAATAAAGATTTCCCTGTAGATTTTCCACCAATAATTGTGTTTAAATTCTGATTAAAATTAACAACTACTTCTTTTCCATTTTCATCATTAAAAGTAATTTTATCGATTATTTCATAATCATTCTTAGGTTCTGGCATATACTTTTGAATTCTAACTCTATCCTCAGGTTCATGTATTACTTGTTTTAGCCCTTCAAAAGTTGAATCAGCTTTAATCCAGAGATATTCTTTTAAAACATAATTTCTAGGATCGTGATTATCAGAACAGATTATAAGTGGTTTTATGCCTATATGTGGAAAAATATTTTTTTTATGATCGTGAATATCTTTAACTTGTCCAATCTCATAAATATGTACTTTAGATGCTATTTCTTTTTTTATTGCTATATTAATAGGAAGTGAATTAGTAATAACTTTATCCATTCCACTTGTTTTTCTACCTGTATGTAAAGAGACTAATCCATCCCTACTATTAGCAAATTCTAAAATATCTTCAAAATCCCAGTATATTTTTTCATTGTCTTCTTTAGATTTTGCCTTCCCATCTAACATAATTACATCAAAAGCAGAAGATAGTTTTTTTAAATTAATATTTTCTGAAAATATAAGAATTACATGTAAATTAGTAGCTCCTTTATCCGTTCTTAACTCAACTCCTGGAAAAATTGTAATATTAGGAGCTAATTTTCTTAAATTTTCAATTCTTTCTTTATCAATTTTAAAATGATCGGTTATTGCAACTGCGGTTATACCTTTTTCTTTCCACGCTTTAATAAGTAGTTCATCAGCATCTTCCCCTTTATAAGCATCATATGAAGACGCAGTATGTACATGTAAATCCCATTTATTCCATTCTGATCCTTTATTCAAATTTCTCCCCCTTAAATTTTTTTTACTTTAAATACATAATACCATTTTTAAAAATTAAATTAAAGTTTAACTAGAA
This portion of the Psychrilyobacter piezotolerans genome encodes:
- a CDS encoding TrlF family AAA-like ATPase, with the translated sequence MNKGSEWNKWDLHVHTASSYDAYKGEDADELLIKAWKEKGITAVAITDHFKIDKERIENLRKLAPNITIFPGVELRTDKGATNLHVILIFSENINLKKLSSAFDVIMLDGKAKSKEDNEKIYWDFEDILEFANSRDGLVSLHTGRKTSGMDKVITNSLPINIAIKKEIASKVHIYEIGQVKDIHDHKKNIFPHIGIKPLIICSDNHDPRNYVLKEYLWIKADSTFEGLKQVIHEPEDRVRIQKYMPEPKNDYEIIDKITFNDENGKEVVVNFNQNLNTIIGGKSTGKSLLLKNIVNNIDKEQLDDKLKIQKEFLELNKFSVKWRDGIDSEMARKIEYIPQSFLNRLMDDVDSETTIDEIAKEVLLQNKERKDSLKKLKIECEETEKETESLVDDYFDLEDEIVEVRKELKDIGLKEGIERNRDELSNKINQLKTDSGMSKEEIREMESLRAKLIDSKQKNEAIEKEVSELKEIMKLECYNDLFLEKASNSKNVSVKIEVVLNRIREDINKIISERIEEIEKEASKFNLELKEAKIKIEPFRKKIENQEELKKTEEQFLEENKKLDKIKQLNLDLYYFKEKKEENLRQILKELSDYQAIFSESLDSELWKAKFGEIKITPKVIFSKEKWGNIYSNLNGTSLRRYSEYSMEEIPNTKNIKKLFELILNEKIKIKSGIEKKDLLKRIARNNYIIKFEVKEGENDINQMSEGNRSFVLLEMILELNEGKYPIIIDQPEDDLDNRSIYNDLVRFIRNKKSQRQIILATHNANVVVGADAENVIVANQHGIKTENENEIRFDYKNGSLENQIKNKDGKTLEKNTVKEHICEILEGGEIAFESRRKKYNFN